The following DNA comes from Chelmon rostratus isolate fCheRos1 chromosome 20, fCheRos1.pri, whole genome shotgun sequence.
CTCCTCCACCCATGTCCCCAAATGAGCTAAAACCtataaaaaaaagagcacacaTTCAAAAATCCCTCAGTCAAAATGGAAAAGCATCATATATTCACACGTGGAGTTTCTGTATTTGTTGGGATGTACCCACCTGAATCGAACCCTGAGAAGCCAGGCCCAAACGCCGGGAAGCCCCCGAACCCAAACAGTGATCCCCCCATCCTGCCTCGGCTTGCGCCCCTGTGGTGACTGCGACTACCTCCGAAGAAATCGTCAAAGGGGTCGTCAGCTGGGGAGGGAAATGTAGCAGTTGCATTGCAAGATCAGGGTaggtttttaattttttcagtTCTTGTTCTTGTTATAATATGTTCAATGTTCTTTGGCCACttgggagcagcagaaacaagctgtaatcACAACACTGACGTGTTTGTTAGTTGCCTTTTTACACGTGCAGCAGATACGGAGCAAAATTAGCATTTATCCAGAATATTGGATCaaaccaatgagctgaaagtcGCTTCAACACTTGGGAGGGGAACTGCAGATTTGGGTGATAattctgtgggtttgtcactacaagcGACCACTTTACACAAAGTTAtctgatccattgttaatataacaacattgattagagcagctttaaggcTGATACTAGATTCCAAAAGATACCCGAtaataaaaaaagcatcagtGGATGTCAGAGCACCAGCATGTAATTTCTGGAACAATCTTAACCCTAAACTGTCAAAGTGCCCACCACTTAATTCTCATCCTAAAGCCCTGTGGACACGCTACTAATTGCGCGCTGCCAATCTGGGTCACCCTGGCAGGATAAGGCTGGATCACTGGCACCATTTGCTGAAAGAAGACTCCTCCTTCAACCTTGAATGTACCGAGGCAGTGACAAGAAAGCTTCGTTTGTTCCCTCTGACAGAAAGCTTAAAATAAAAGTGTCCCCTGAACACTGTTCTAACTGCATCACTGTCCATTTACTGAGAAGAAGACATTAAAGGAGACAGCTTGGCTCTCACAAAGCTGTCAGCGAGACAGCAGCCATgagtggaagaaagaaaggcagaTGTAAAGTCTGAGAGGCTGCTTAAACACTGggattctggttttattcttGTTTACAGGATCAGTGTTCACAAAGAGATAGCTGGGAGCATGGAGGCGAAGCGAGGACACAGTCAAGTGGTGGTTTTTGGACAGATTGTAGCGTTAAATTAAAACTTGTTAATTAAAACCAGAAAATTCAAATCggtaaaacactgaataaagcTATTTAATGTTAAGTCAGTGTCTCTCTGACGTTCTTTGGTAGACACGGGGTGTCTGGCGGGTAGGCTTACGAACTGAGCTGCCACTAATGCTAGCTTAGCTTGTTTCTCAGATAACTTAAGATCCAGACGTCTGATGACTAAAATCCAGTTAAAAGAcgtagatttaaaaaaaaaaaatgttgagatCTAAAACGTGTCTTGGGTTGAAGTGTTTAATGTCTGGACATCTGGATGAGAGCCAGTACTTATGAAAAACTCTACCTGTGTAACATTCCACAGGGTGTAATAGTgctgaataaattaaaaacgACAGTGTCAATGGGTTTTCAAATTGTGCATCTACACCATAATGCATACAGCTGAAAACTACACAATATAAAAAAGTTTATATATGTTCTGTTGAAAAATTGTTAGAACCCCAATTACCGCAGCTGCCCAGGGAGACActgtggagcttttttttttttaaatatttctgcaATATGTCCAacaaaaagtatgtaaaaacaGCCTGTTGATGTCTCCTTCTTGTCTCCTTCTTCACATGTCCACTTGAGGATGAGCGTGTGCTGTTCTTGGCAGACGACTAAGCACTCGTCATCGTTTGACTCTCCATTTGTCTCAACAGCGCAAACCCCCCCCCAGTCTGCTGGCTGCTCTGAGGTGGGTGAGTGACAGATCTACACgaccagctgctgctcagtgaggCAAGCTGCTGGACAATGCAGGACTGGGGGGGgggattttaaaaacatatcTGGACTCTCTTCCTATCTATGGCTGCTATCTTGAGACAGTGAGGAAAGCCAAAATGGTTCTTAACATAAATCTATCAGAGGAAATACACTTAATATAGAGCTGGAATAAACAGATCCTGTTTCATACCAATCAAGCATAATAGAGGCTGTCCCCAATGAAAATAGAACGTGAACTTTACTCTGTGGGGCGACGGTGCAGGCAGCTTTATGGTTTGGCTTTTTTTCAACggtcaacaacaacagctcCTGTGTTCCACCGCTTTATCTTATCCACGTTCATAATCACAAAACAGTGCCACGCCAGTGTCATGAAGGCAGTTAATAAAAACAATCTGATATACAAGACGATGACTTGACTTTGCCTACAAGATCTAATTCAAGCATCACTTCTAATAAAACTCGTATATTAGGTTACACTTTTTTCAGTAAGTTCATGTTGTATGCGCATCGCACCACGTTTCACATGTGTTCTGACACACGGAGACACacggcgcacacacacacttgccgTTATtacatctgcttttgttttaatACGGAAGCTATTTTTGAAAGCATTCCAGTTGAGTGATGTAGACGCTCAAATCCATCCTCTGCCTGCGTCTGAACTCCATATTTAGAGCTACACGGGGTGAACTGCACATGCCTTCCAATCAGCCTTTTGCTGAACCCAGACAACCCAGGACAGGCTATAGAAGCTAAACTCCTATAAGTATACTAAATACTAACTTAACCTAATACTAAGTAACCATATATCACCCTAGCCAGCAGTACACTAGCTTTCAAGGATTATATAAAAGCCAGAAAGCTACTTTCATTTTGTACAAACGCAGAGAGAAGTGGTGGATAAAAGACAGGAGTATCTGTTAGGAGTATTTGGAGTAATTGTAATTGTTCAAACTAATCGCTAAGAAGTGGCTGCAAAACATATATAAACTTAAGCATATTCAACATATAGCGAGCACTTTATAGCACTATATAtagcactttttcttttcatggagCACCTTTCAGGAACAGAAAAACTATTTTGTAATTACTTGCTTTTGAACTGATGACTCTTCATTCATAATtaaagagggattttttttaaagaagctgGAGTAAATGAAGAGGTCTAAACCATGGTTAATAGATGAAGACTACATACTGAAATAGAGGTCAACATCCAGCAGAGACACTCAGCGTTTTCCAACATGTGACATTTAGTGGCAGATGACCTCCTGAGGTGAACCGTGCTTAGTGTATTGGAGATGAATGCTACAGTGCTGTGGGGGATTAGCACCAGGCTTTACAGAAGGTTTCCTGGGTCTAATGCTCCATCTTCCATATTTCTACacagcaggagctgctagcGCACAGCTAACAGGCAAACCAATTaggaaacagaaatataaatgttttacaTGACATAAAACTGGGACCAACTACATCCTTCGCTGTCTCTCTTGAGACAGGTCATCTGCGGACATTTTTGACAAGATAAGAGTTATATTACAtcatccttcctcctctttgaaAATAAGAAATTCCATCAGTGCCATCAGACTTaccaaaaaaatctgcaaatggATCTCTGCCACCAAAGAATTCCCTGAAAACGTCCTCAGGATTACGGAATGTGAAGCTGCCGCCGCCAAAGTGATTATAATGGCcccctgcaaacacagacaacagtaAAGCTCACAAACCACAACTATTAATCGCAAACAGGATTACAAACAATTATTGTTATTGCATCATTACAatttatacaaatacaaatgtaaTACAAAGACGTTTTTACTTTGCACCATGCCATTTataaaaaaagtctaaaaacacTCAAAATCATAGTGTATCTTAAATCCTCATCACATTCTGCTCCTCCATACTAGAACTGACTATTGGAACCTTATCAATCATCTCCATGGCACTGACAGGAATATTTTGTCGTTTTGAAAGTCCTCTccttacctcctcctcctcctcctcctcctcctgaaagGCCATCTTTGCCGTATCGGTCATAAATATTCctcttgctttctgttttggGAAAAGCAGCTCTTTAGATAAGACAAACCAGTAAAAAGAGGAAAGTCCCGCTCGGTTGTATTTGAAAACGCAATCGTTACATTGCATAgtgtgtgttagcattagcatcaagtttgctgcttgttttcactctgactaaatcaaaaacatttccaaaacacACGCAAATGATATCTGTTCATACACATAATTCATCAGTTTAACAGCCTGCACGCCCACTTGTGAATATTAGAACTTGTACGAAGCTGTAAAaatttatttattgtacagGTCAAACTGACATTTATGGCATCAGATGacaaacagaaagtaaaaacTAAAACCACTGCAAGAGGACTCTGCACAAGCCCTCCACACTCCAGCATAAACACTCCTGACATTGTGCACCATAAATGCTAACAACAGCTGCTTCTTGTGACTAGGCAtgtgtatttaattaaaaaaaaaaccctgaagaTAAAATACTGGTagcaacaaaacaatgaaactgaCCTGCTCTAGTAGTCAGACATGGAAGTGCAGTAGAGATGATAACAAATGTCTACTTTCATGTTTGAGGTGCTAGTGACGAAATATTTAGGTTGCAAGAAATGTTCATTTCAAGCAGTGCACTTCAGAGAAACACCAGTCCTCATGTTCACATATTCAGCACTTAACATGGCCACTGTGTATAACGgattttctccctctgcagaaAAACCTTACCGTCGGAGAGCACTTCATATGCCTCTGACAGCTCTTTGaactttttctctgcttcttccttGTTGTCTGGGTTCTTGTCTGGATGCCACTTCAGGGCCAATTTTCTGTAACTGAGATACAAAATACCATACAGTTAATATAAAGACACAGACATCAAAatagagacaaacacaaagcgTTCGTCATTTACTGTGTATGTGGCAAAGGCAAACAGTCAGCTCTTAGTATGGCTAGTGgaaaatgtgtatgtatatataacaAACACCCCCTATTAGAATCACAAATCCATATGCATGTCTTTTTTTAGGGTGGCAACCATGCCTACACCAAATACACAGACACCCATTACCcctgtctgtgcacacacaaatacatacatatacacacacaacacacacacacagagtccttCTCCCAACCCAAGCAGAAATAACAAAGACAGCCTGAACTCCACTAACGTGCAGCGTAGGCTCGCACAGCAGCTTACGCtgcatcagctgtttgtttctaaGCTTTGCAGCAGCACCGGCAGTGGACACACAGATGCTGTGGATGAGGCAGAGAGTCAGCCAGCAAAAAAGGCTGCACACAATCCAGGGATTGACCCCCTTATGGATCTATACTGAATAGTCTTTGTagtctgtgtctttgttgtaaTCTGTGACATTATCTGGCTGTCCAAAGCCTGGTCAATAGTCAACCGGCCAGGCTAAGCTGACCGAtgtaatgtcagtgtttgtagtCAGAAGTCTGTATGTCCACTGGTAGAAGCTACAACAGCCATTATCTTGCCCTGAATACTTCAAAGTCTCTGAGGACAGTATTAACTCTCGCTCCTGAGGCTAAAATTTCAAACCCATTACATGTAATCAacaaacaagactaagagtctataaccatgctagcagctctgtgaggctgcacttccACTGAGTTCATGTCATATGGGATGGATGGCAGAGATGGCAAAGACTCCCATGTTAATCATTTGCGAATTAGTACTAAATACAATGTACATCTGAGGCCCATGGGAGAAATAAACactcaaaagaaaaagaaagaaaacatttctgacaacgatggcactagatgaaaagccaagggatcaccaaagtcattacaATTCACCCTGAGGTGGACATGCAGggtggacaaaaacaaatatcaacctACTGGTGATCCATAAATGACTATTTTCAATCAAGTCACTatatgttgagatattttacaaGATATGTGAAAGTTTTGACCTGCTGAGGTGCTAAATGAAGGAAAGGATTTTTAATTTCAATGGAGTTCATCCTCTGTAAACCGTGAATGTCTGTACTAAATTTCTTGGCAATCCTTCCAATTgttgtggagatatttcagtatGGATCACATTGGTGGACTCACTGACTGACGGACCGAcactgccatccctagagccaaACCGCTACCATTGCAAATCAATCGCAGGTCAATAAGACAGAGCTGGGCGTCATAGGCTAAAGATTCGATTTATTGATTTATGTCAGTTGAGATATTATTTGACTTTGGCAGCCAACAACTGAGTGCACAGAGATCGCAAGCACTCCGCGTTCTTTGCTATCTTTCTATGCTGGATTCTTGACAAATTGGATACTCTTACACTGGTTGATTTGATCAGCAATAATCAGTAATGTTCagttgtttcctcctctctcacaaTATTTCACTTCACTTAGTGATTTACTTCAATTCCCTCAGTAGCTTTTAATTTCATCTGGAGCACATGTCCAATTTCAAACAGGCTATTTCTGTCCTTTAGATATGGACAGAACTTCAAATCATCATCAACCCTTCACttatcaaaacaaaatgcactAACGAGAAACCTGAGGTGGTAATAAACAGAAACTGGTCTGGTCATTGGGTGTTCATTGTGATTGGTGGGTGAATATAGGGGGGAGATATTTGACAGCGGCAAGGTTACAGGACAAAGAGTGGAAACTTTCTGCATTGcagtctgctctctctctctctctctgctcatgcTGGTTTATACAGCTTGAGGGGGATATAATTAACCTATTACAACCCTCAGAGTGGCCAAgatttaacaacaacaacaccaggGGAAAACCAGAGCATAAAAGGCTCATGGGCACTTACGCTTTTTTAATATCCTcttgtgttgcatttttctgGACTCCTAATATCTGGTAGTATTCCACCAtggctctgtctgtgtgagttcGTCGCTGCTGTCCTCTGTGACGGTGTGGCCTCTGTGGAAAGAGAGTTGAGTTCTGTTAAGACATGTTAGCTTGGAGAAATAAAGCCCAACAATCTGTGACTGAGCGTAGCCATGTGTGACGGGTGAGAAACCTCTCTTCCAGACCTGAGGGGTGAATTTGTTAAGGGGAGGGAGGGGCAATGGCTTTAAACAGAGTGGCAATACCCAACAATGTAATCAACTGCACTGAAATAGAGATTCAGGGAGGAGGACAGCTAAGCTAATACAAGCCAAGCAAAATTACATAATAAGCAGCTGATCATCCCCCACCCTGAGGATGGAATAGAGAAAACGTGACTTATGGTTTGCTTTTGAAATTAGAGATAACAACCATGAAGCATTTCTTTTAACATGACGTAAGACTGAAGTTATGAAGTTTAGGTtctcaaaaacaagacagaacagGTCCAATGAAAAAGTATTGGAAGATATTCAAGTTCCAGCACCAGATTTCCAATTTTTCTGCAATACTACAACACAGAGATGGAAGCCTGCACCAACATATTGACATCAAAGTCACGTGATCAAAATCTCTTCTGTATCCTGTACCTAGATGGCTAGAAATGTAACAACATCTGCTGCCAACACATTGAGTCTTGATGTGAAGGTAAATACGAGGAAATGTTAAACtactgaaagcagcacagctCTGACTCTGTTTGGATGAGCTTCACAGTGTAAAACAATTCTGCAGAACACAGAAAGGGACAAGAGAGGCAAATATAAGGATCACATGACTTAAAATGTGGCTATCCATGGTCCAAAATTGAGCTCTAAAACACACATTGAAATCATTAGCTTgcctggctaactagcttactgcCTACTGAAGCAACCTAGCATTACTTCCAGGGCCAGGGAAGACATATTTAGCAAACTACATTAGTTTATAGGGACAAAGATTCCTTTTACATGTTTATCTTTGAGttggaaacatttaaaatcagccAGAGATGAGTTTTTGTACCATCCTTGGAGCTAGTATTAGCTTAACAACAACCGTCACAGCAGATAAAATCTGACAGTGACAGTTGCTGTTTTAGGCAACAAAAATTATGGTTGCTTTTGTCCACCAGTCTGAAATAGAGCCACTGTTTCTGAAAACACTACAATTTCAAGTGTTAATTCTGCCCATCTTATCAGTATGGGCGTAAATGATGTGCCACAATAAAgcaatttcttttcttttttttttttttttacagatgaTTGGGGTAATTTTAAATTCTTAAACTCCCAGTGAAGTTAAGATGATAAAGTTTActgttaaactgtaaaatatcgTGAAGTGTTTGAGAATGAGATCTGAGGGATCATTAGAAaaatcactcactcacacacacacacacacacacacacacacacacacacacacacacacagtcattaaacTAATTGCATTACTCTCAAGTCACAGTGGACAACATATTCTCTAAACCAAATATAGTCTCTCGCTGCCATCGTGCTCATGTGTCCAATGAAGGCTTCCTTAGGCTACTAATGTCTGTTAATAATGACCcttacaatatttttttatctAAGTTTTACCCTTTGTTGCTTAGTGTTTTCACTGCATCATCCATGATGACATATGCAAATCACATTCTGTTAGGAGAAAGTTTTTTGTAACTGTTTGTTAATCAAAGTTTAAGACTTTCCCACTGGTATACTTTCACTGTGGGTGGGACTAAACCACAGTATGTCACAAGTTTTCTTTCAACACTGATACAAGGAGAGCTGGTTTTCAGGCTCTGCTATGTGGTCTGTATAAAGAGGAGCTCAGCAGGAGATCTGTTTCGTCTCCCAGATTAAAACTACATAGTTTAAAAGTTAATCTCTGTATGCTTTGGCTCAGAAAAtcttattttacttaaaaagggaaaacaacCTCACAGGACCTcacttttttaatattaaatCATACTGTATCATGTGCAATAAGACAGTTACTTCCCTCCCACACATAAACAATCTTACTTTGTTTaaaccaaatgaaaaataatacgTCTGCAACAGAGcatgagggaaaacaaaaatTTGTTATGACATAGTTTCACACCAATTCTGGTTACTGTGCGTCCTAAAAGCACAGTCTGCCACTCAAGGcctctcaatcaaaacaatgacaacaaaagaggcagtttgatgatgttgtgaagcagcatgggatcatgggagttgttgtcttcacgGCTAAACAACCACCATTGGAATGAAACTCTATCTGGCGTGACtgagaaagaaatgtttatGGACGAGGTAATTAAGTTtaatttacattacatttagtCATGTTAaggacttccttcctcactctctgatgcATATGTGGTGTTTCCCATGTTTCCCTGCAGGTTACAGCAACTAGAGGGGGTGAAGGGGACCAAATTAAGCACACTGTTACCTTTAATAAAATCACAGAAtttctgggtttgaacattgttggaaacattaGGGATTAATGCAAATGCccaactcaacaaaatatacaacatagtctagtcatttttagacatgttaatacagaaacacatacCTTTAACAGACCTTAGACAAAAATCTGTGATGCAATATATCAACCAAACCTGATAAATCACACCCAAAGTTGCCACACTTAAATAGACCTTCTGTATGCCCTCCAACGCCTTACCAAATAATCCAATAACTCAACAGTTCCTTTGTGTGCGTCTTTGTCGGACACGCAAAATCATTCATTAGACAGCAACTGCCAACTAAAACGAGGAAAATGCCAAGCAAACCCACAGTTGGCTATCATCAAGAGATATCTTAGCTACTGCACTAAAAATGATAAACAAACCAGTGAGGACTACTTACATTGGGAGTCCACTGTGTCCTTTTTGTTAGCTATTTATAACCAGTGTCCTTTGCCGTtagattgtgtttgtgtgtgttatgagcatgtggggggttgggggtgttTGGCACACGGCAGTGCCAGTGAGTGACTCCTGGTTGGAACATGGCGCAGGCACTAAACTCATCTCTTTCAGATGCCTGAATCAGGCAGTAACTCCAAATCTCCCTCTGACATTATCTGCCCCCTCTTTTTCTGTTGAATTTACTCATATAAAATCTATTTGAGTGTTATAAAGTACCTCCTTCTAACTCCACATTCCGGTACAGACCacagtataaaaataaagagatatGACCCAGAAAGTCAATTTCCTCTGCGTTTTTCttaaaaaaggggggaaaaaaaaacaaacctatgTCCTGATTCCTATCATATTAAATGTACTTTCTTTATCCCCCTCACTTCAGCCATTACTGACCCACTCACCTGTCACCAGTCCCCTGCAGCAGTTGGGAGTTAATGGATACTAGTGCCTGCTAGAGATGTGTTTACTCATGgttctgtgcagtgtgtgtatccatgcatgtatgtgcatattGATGCCTTGTGGTAGCATTACACAGCTAACCCAGATCTGACGGATTCCCGGTCCTCTCAGCGTGAACCGAGCAAACAGATGTGGGTCAGACAATCCCATGATGCTTCAGTGAACCAGAGGTGATGattcacagaaaaaagaagTAATTTATCATATCTTTAATTTTCCTGAAATAAGCATTAAGAGGAGTTAACTAAATAATACAGTTAACAATGAAATAGGTGGTCTAAATTCTTGTTAGTTAAAGCAtattcaaagaaaaacagatggaaaagCAGCACTTTCCCTATTCTCCCATAATTTTGACAACAGATTTGTGCTGCACATGAATCCCTAATCCGTGTTTAACAAAATGACTTCATACATTTTTTAGCAAATTGACTGTGGGAACAGCTGTTCCCTTAAACATTTTGCAATTTTCCCATTCAAGCTGATTTTAAGAGGAAATTACAGCGATTAATTACTGTTGTCCACAAggatttctttctgttttaattgtggTTTAAGAGCTGGTTTAAATAAAAGGCTAAGATCAAACTACCTTTTGGATTTTGAAGTGAAggtaataaaaaatgaaagtgctAGCCAGTTAGGTGTAACCACACGGTGGTTTACGGATAGAAGATGATTCAGAAAGTAACTCTCTAAATTCACTGGTTGATCTTTAGTCTGATCCTGATGTATGACCTTGAGCTCACTCTTAAAGAATGCAACTGCACATATGCAGTAAGCAGCCAAAACGAAACCTCTATACAGGACAGATTGCGTTCAGCTGAAGACCTGCTTCTCCAATGTTTACAGGAGCCAGCTGTGGTTGTTTGGGTAACTAGCCCCACCACCTATCCAGGTGTACTGAAGACGACTGACTGCAAGAGTACCTCAGGGCAGGACTCTATGGAGGGACTGCATCACCCAGCTGGCTTTGAAATTGGGGATTCCAGGAGCAATGGGTGGAGGATGCAAGAGAAAATTGACTCCAAAATGGATAGATAGATGAATGAAGGattattaaatcatttaaaaagaaggtTGCCAGAAAGAAGACCTTCTTAGTGTTCATGGGTTCAGGGCAGAGCTAATTACCAGAAGTCAACAGCAGTGGTTTGATCTGAGTATTAAACATTAATGGTAGGAATCTACACAGATTTTGGAGCAAACACTTCCAGACAAGTTGAGCAGCGAGAGATTACAACAACATCTGTTCATCCCCCCCTCGCCGTGCAGTAATGATGCACCAAATGAGATTTCCCTTGAAGGACCAATATTGTGTAATAGACATAGATAGACATAATAGACTTAAACTCAAATTCTTGCAATGGTAAATCACAAGAAACAAGCCaacaaagccaaacaaagcCAGGAATGTAAAGATGTTAAGATGTTTTGTGTAGTACGAACTAATCTATTTAGAGCATTTTTTAACGGACACAGGAGCCACATTTCACTTACAGTATTTAACTTTGTCAATGGTTGGTCATAGTGTGCGAACAATCGATAATCACGGGGTAAATTCCATTATGGTGCATCAATACTTTTCCTGTCTCCAGGCTCGAAGAACAGGCTAGAACAAGTTTTCAcccacattcaaaacacattagATAAAA
Coding sequences within:
- the dnajb6b gene encoding dnaJ homolog subfamily B member 6b isoform X1, with the protein product MVEYYQILGVQKNATQEDIKKAYRKLALKWHPDKNPDNKEEAEKKFKELSEAYEVLSDESKRNIYDRYGKDGLSGGGGGGGGGGHYNHFGGGSFTFRNPEDVFREFFGGRDPFADFFADDPFDDFFGGSRSHHRGASRGRMGGSLFGFGGFPAFGPGFSGFDSGFSSFGDMGGGGITSFSSSSFGSGGGGMGNFRSVSTSTKFINGRKITTKRIVENGQERVEVEEDGQLKSLTVNDVSAEDPLEEEFRRRRQNALPGLGLHQRYLRSSAQNVSEEEEEHGLQSLGLTRGHTDTKRKKLWLKEAESKKKRAPRLFPRFGGLGAFF
- the dnajb6b gene encoding dnaJ homolog subfamily B member 6b isoform X2, yielding MVEYYQILGVQKNATQEDIKKAYRKLALKWHPDKNPDNKEEAEKKFKELSEAYEVLSDESKRNIYDRYGKDGLSGGGGGGGGGGHYNHFGGGSFTFRNPEDVFREFFGGRDPFADFFADDPFDDFFGGSRSHHRGASRGRMGGSLFGFGGFPAFGPGFSGFDSGFSSFGDMGGGGITSFSSSSFGSGGGGMGNFRSVSTSTKFINGRKITTKRIVENGQERVEVEEDGQLKSLTVNGKEQLLRLDNK